A region of the Methanobrevibacter ruminantium M1 genome:
AATAAAATAATAAAATATTTATTATTAATTGTGATTTTATTTATTAATTCAATGCAATAGAGAGATAAGAATGGTTGAAATTAATTATAGTTGTACAAATTGTGACTTTTCATTCCTAGACAAAAATCTAATATTCTATTTAGACACAGCAAATGAAACTGAAAGAATAGATAATTTAGAAGAGATCTTGAATGATAAAACAGACAATTTAGAATTAATTGAAACAAGCCTAAATAAAGAAAGCTCAGATAAAATGACTAAAGCACTTATTGCAGGCTTTCTTTATGAAAATTATTGTCCTCATTGCAAGCAGTTAATAAAAACCTATGTTCCAGAGGATAATAAACTATTTACAGACCAAGAGATGGAAAAAATACTAAAAAAGGAAATTTCTAAAAATAAACAAGAAAATAATAATTTTAAAATACTGTTTTTTGATTTTAAAAATACTCTCTATAGAGATAGAAGAAAGATTCTTGAAAGCAATGAATGTCCTAATTGCAATAAGGAAATGTCTTTAGTAATTTCAGAGAAAACTCCATGTCCAGAATGTGGAGAAAAACTAAAAGAAGATTTTTAAAATAAACTAAAGAAAAGATACTATTAAAACTAAAAGAAGATTTTTAAAATAATTCTAAAGAAAAAATACTATTTAAATTAAAAACCATTAAAGATTTAAACTTATTTTCATACAAAATAAAACAATGTGAGTGCAAACTATGATTACCATACTTTCCGGAGGCACAGGAACTCCCAAACTAATACAAGGAATAAAAGAAATCTACCCTGAAGAGGAAATATCTGTCATCGTAAATACAGTGGAAAACGAATACTTTTCAGGAGGATATGTAGCTGCAGACTGTGATACAGTTATGTACACCTTTGCAGATATGATTGACGACCAATTCTTCTATGGAATTATAGGAGATACATTTAAGATAAGAAACATCCTAATTGAAATGGGAACTACAGAGCTTCTTAAAATAGGAGATATGGATCGAGCAATCAAGATTCAAAAGACAATCCTTTTAGAGGAAGGAAAGACCCTTAGCGAAATTGTAGAACATCAAAAGAACAAGCTAGGAGTTAAAGCAAAGATAATCCCAATGAGCGATGAGGACTCTGAAATAAAAATAATAACAAAAGAGCATGGCGAACTGGATTTCCATGACTTCCTAATCAAGCACCAATGCGAAGGGGAAGTTCTTGAAGTAAAATACAGCGACGTTAAGCCAAGCCCTAATGTGATTGGAACAATTAAAGATGCAGATAAGGTAATCATAGGTCCATCCAATCCGATAACCTCAATAAGGCCAATAATTGCAATTGAAGGGGTTGAAGAGGCACTTAAGGAAAAGAAAGTCATTGCAGTCTCACCATTTTTAGGAGAAGCCGCTTTCAGCGGACCTGCTGCCAAATTCATGAATGCATTTGGATATGAGGCATCATCTAAAGGAGTTGCTGAATTATACAAACCTTTCTTAGACACATTTATAATAGACAATGAGGATAAAGACAAAAAGGAAGAATTAGAAAAAATAATTCCAAATATAGTAGTTGCAAACACCTTTATGAAAACAATTGAAGATAAGATCAATCTTGCAAAAGTGGTTTTAGAACTTTAAAAAAATAATGAAAACAAATGAATCTTGCAAAAGTGGTTTTAGAACTTTAAAAAAATAATGAAAACAAATGAATCTTGCAAAAGTGGTTTTAGAACTTTAGCTTGAAACAAGACCCCAACTGAAAAACTCATTTTAAAATTTAAAGAAATGAACAAAAGCAATAAAATAATAAAAATCATAAAAAAATTATTAATAATCATACAAAAATCAGAAATTAAAGGGTAAAAATTATTAAAGTATAAATATGATTTTAGTTATAACTAAATATATTACTATTAGGTGAAAATATATGATACAAATGACTTTGATACAAATTGATAATTATGGTCCATGGACAGTAACTCCAAGACCACGTACTGAATCTGACCTTCAAATTTTACAAGCGGA
Encoded here:
- the cofD gene encoding 2-phospho-L-lactate transferase, whose amino-acid sequence is MITILSGGTGTPKLIQGIKEIYPEEEISVIVNTVENEYFSGGYVAADCDTVMYTFADMIDDQFFYGIIGDTFKIRNILIEMGTTELLKIGDMDRAIKIQKTILLEEGKTLSEIVEHQKNKLGVKAKIIPMSDEDSEIKIITKEHGELDFHDFLIKHQCEGEVLEVKYSDVKPSPNVIGTIKDADKVIIGPSNPITSIRPIIAIEGVEEALKEKKVIAVSPFLGEAAFSGPAAKFMNAFGYEASSKGVAELYKPFLDTFIIDNEDKDKKEELEKIIPNIVVANTFMKTIEDKINLAKVVLEL